Within the Phaseolus vulgaris cultivar G19833 chromosome 9, P. vulgaris v2.0, whole genome shotgun sequence genome, the region TCTCTAAACGCCTGCGTTTTGCCCTGAAACGAACATCAAACGGAACGAACGATTCTAGTCGTTGCTCGGAATCCATGTTTCCCTGTGTTTTGTTTCGTTGCAATTCCGCTCCCTGAGAATTGCGAGCTGCGGCCTGAAAACCTTAGTACCACGCGCAGCTAGTtcattttgtttgatttttaatttgttttggtcgTTGAAAATCATTCGCATACTTTGATTAGTTGTATTTGTCGTTTTTCTTGCTTCTGCTATTGAAGTTTTGTTGCGCTTCGTGAATAGACGCGACTATGATGATAAGTGATAATACTATTTCGCTTTAAACtctgttttatttaatttatccatttgttttgtgtttgaaGTTTGATATGATGATATTAGTGTTGCAGTAGTACAAGTAATTGTAAATCCCTTTCAGAAGCAAATGGATTATGAGATGGAAGAGTACTTGgggtttttaaatttttacagCAGCCGTGAAACTGCCTATCTTTGTTTTTCGTTATTTGTCTCTTGTATGAAACTaacgagtttttttttttatcttgtaaaTTACTTCTAATGAATATAAGTAGAGGGTGTGTTTTAGTGCAACTGTGAGATTGCTGCTTGTGACTTGGTGTTCACAGTTCGAAACAGCTTTCTGCTGAGTGCTGACTGTCGTGCACTTAAGGGTATTTTTATAGGAATTTATTACATGCTATGTTTTTGCTGAAAATGTATGGTGAAGTTAATAAACTTTGCCTCCACATTGGCATTGGTAGATGTAGATGCTTGTAATGGTTCTTTTGGACAGGAGTCAAAAACAGGTGTTTTGTGAAACCGTTTTACTGTGTCGTCATTTATTGTATTGTTattctcttttattattatgacgAAAGACAGTTTTGTTACGGTTGATCAACCATCTAACCCATAAATCTTTTGACTGTAGAAAAATGCTCCTTGGTTATCAGTGCCACAGTTTGGGGACTGGGATCAGAAGGGACAAGTGCCAGACTACTCACTGGATTTCTCTAAAATTCGGGAAATGAGGAAGCAAAACAAGACAAATATTTCAAGGGCAAGTCTGGGTAATGAAGAGGAACTGATGGCTTCTTCTACCACTAACAATACAAACACTGTCCACAGTGATGAGCACCAGCACCCTCACTACCACCAAACCAGCTCTCCAACTGTAAGATCCCTCCCCAGCTTTATCATTCCTTTTGTTATTAGCTATATTACGGTATTAGCTACTATTTAAATTTTCCTAAAAATTTATTCATCCATGGTGAAGTAGTCACCACCATTGCTCGCCTGTAAGTCTTTTTTTAAGGGGATTGGTGGGTGGTTATTTTGGGAATATAATTCGCACTGATTGCTGCAATAACTAACAGCTTAGGGAATGACTGTGTCTTGCATCTTTTATTTAATGGGTGGAGTAAGAATATTTGAAATAGGTTGCAGTTTTAAACACACTAATCACCTGTTTTTGTCCATCAAGTCAAGTTGTGAATTAAAATGACTTTTAAATTGTCTTGAGTTGATTGTGAGAACTccttatcaattttttttcttactcttCCTTTAAAAATCTTCTACACTGATatctattttatttcatttaccTCTTTTCCAGTTAAtcaatttttcttctttaaatatCTGTGTAAAAAAGAAACCTAGCCTCAAATCTTCATTGGGTTggattaaaaacaaataaggAATAAACTAAACTTGACATTTCAATCGTCTCTCTTGCCCCTTCAATGCcaaaatatatttgaagaaaaaacGATGGAAagcaaaaaattcaataaaacatAAATCTGTAGGATTCGACATTTCTAGCAACCATACTGTATATTTGTATAATATTGATCTTGATTTGAAGAGAATAGAGATAAAGGGAGAAGAATAATAAAGTGGAAACCTTTTATCAAAGAAAAGTGTAAAACAAAGACAAATACCATACGGCGTGACACATCTTGCCAAGTAAGCTCTAGTAACATAAGAAAACAACAAAGCTCACTAAGGCCTGCCTGTTGATGACAAATTCACGTAGTAATCCATCTTCTTCTTTTAGCGAAAGTAGTCACCAGAAGCttatatactaatatttttcaACCCAAGGAAAAAAAGGATATATTAGATTATACATTAGAgggaattatatatatatatatatatatatatatatatatatatccgagataatcttcttccttttttaaaataatgttttgcACTAATTTGAGTGGGCGGTGGTTAGGTTGAAAAGGATGTAAACATTAATATTTATGTGTAGATATATTCTATTTGCTAAGGCAACACGCAATTCTAGTCGCTGCACATGGATGAATGTTGGGGCAGTTGCATTCATTTCATTGGTAAGAGTGCTATAAAATATGATGATcatttatgattaaaaaaatatagttgtaCTTTGAGGTCGTATTCATTCAGTAGATACTCCAAATATCGAGTAGGATATATATGGGGTCTAAATATTGCATCTTTCTTTGATTTTTTCCCTGACAGACAAGGAGGAGTTTCCTGAGCTACTTCAACTGTTGCGTAAAAGCTTGATGCTGCTGGGAATCTAGAAGCTTTTTTTGTCTGCCTAAGGCCATGGACAGGAACAAGTATTGTTTTGCGCTTGGTGATCATTACTTGGTACTTGTTTTTGATTTAGGAAAGCAAACCCCTTTTTAAGCCTTAATCTTCATTTGTCGATTTTACATTACTTGCATCTTAGTTTGAAATTTGTGTATCTAATTAGAGGTGAAGATGGTAATCATGTAAATCGCGCTCTCAGCAACTTTTGAACCTGTACCACCTGGTCCAAAATGTGATGATAATTTAATCCAGCATAGCAATGTTGTTGAGCTTCAAATTTTCATTGCTCTTGTTCCTCAATTAGTTCATTATTCAGTCCCGAATCGATTTCCTTCTTTCAGTTTTAGTATCGGTTTATTAAGGTGTCTCCAAGAGTAATCTGCAATCATTTCCAAACAAAGATGAATTATGTTTACTGCTATTCATCCTGGTTGGTTTCGTTTATTTGGCGTATATCCACATGTTGGGGGACCACGTACATTTCAGCACAATCACTGTAGTTGTATGCAAGTTCATGTTTGTTTCACCTTAATTACAAATTTCAAAGTAACGTGACAATTGTATGCTTTTATTCGTCGTTTTTGTCTTGAAAACAAAATGGAGAAGTTTGATTGAATGTGGTtacaacaaaaaacaaaaagaaaagtgGAAAAGTTTCATTGAATGTGGTTACAAGAAAAAACAAACATACCCTTAATTGTTAAATAGATCAGTATCACATTGCTTGCCTTCTACCCCTGCCTGCAATTTTGTTAAAGAAAATTActgtttatataaatattttaacattttaatcattaaaaattatgttaagaaTTAACTCATTAAAAATCCTATTAAATGTgcttttaaagtaattattacaaaaataaattatcatgtACTAGTGGATAACGGCGTGGAGAATAACTTGACTCTATAACCACCGATAACTTAACTCTATAACCACCAATTATCGCATGTGGGACATCTTATATACCAAGGACTTATTatccaaaaataaatattttttaaaactgaaTACAttgtcttttttcttctttttttcaaagaattaaagaattaaaataaatgggacactttaggggtgtttcaacccttatacaaactcATCCAAACTGGGCTAAGATGCCTGGACAAAACATACCCCTTACAGCATCATGTAAAAAGCCTGTTTGAAATCCCTTACAAAGTCTATGCTTCTAAACACAATCTAATCATGACAGCAAAATAGGTAAACTCTAAAACAGTATCCCAAAAACCTTCACACTCCAGCAACTATAACTTGCTTTCAAAAGCCAAAAAGTAATTTACTACATGCTCTAACAAGACATACTTTGTGTAGCAGAACACATTCtccaaaattttcatatataacCAAGACCTATCATACCACCTATTTGAACAACACCATCGGTAGCAGCAAAAGAACCATGCGTGAAACCACCAAAGATAGTCTTGGTTTTATCTAGCTCCAGAGGGATTTAGAGCATGTTTAAATCTCCACCTTCATCAAACAACAGCATCTTCAGACCACCATCTATTCACACTTCCATcttcttttataatattaatactcTGCTCCCCTTCAGCTATACCTGCACCATCAACACAACCTTTCCCATCTCTCAAACTGACTTAAACAAGCAAAACGAAACCAGAACTTGCTCTTGAAAGAATTATAACATATTTATTACCACACCCAAACCAGTCATTTAGAATATGAAGAGAGTTAAGATAGCTCCTGTAAAATACATTCATCaacatatgaaaaaataaaaacacttttAATCCCTTACCTAGTTACCATGTTGACACAGGTTAATGATGATAAGATCCAATCAGAGAAGGAAAAGataactttcttttctttgtttcaACCAAACCCAAGATTGTACTTGCGCCATAGTGAAAATCTCCTCTGCATCTACCTTTGCTTGGTTAAAGATAACCCTATTTCTATGCTTCCAAATGCTCCATATTATGGAGACCTAAACTAAATACTATTGACAAacaaatattgttttaaaataaatattctatTCACATAAACATAGTCCTAATGTAAATTCTTACATAAATATTGTCTTAAAAACATTTAACTAGCTTAAAATTGTCCTAACCTAAATATTGTTCTAAATATTGctatattacaaaataaaaataaataaaaaaacaaaaacatgtaGTTGGAAGAGGCATGACTTGACAAcgaggaaagaaaaaaaaactttacttTTGGTTTGGAGATATGATAATGTTTGGTGTGGTATAATGgaaatatataaatgaagtagaagagaaaataaaaaagaagacaagaaaaaatgaaaaaaacttcttctattgaaaaagaaatagttaaaaaataatgtttattgttaataattttattattgttgttatagttaaaagaataaaaaatgggaaaatattttataatctttATAGGTGTtagtcataaaaaaatatttttatatatataaatataattgaatGTGTTGAAAATGTAAGGGATGCATTCTTGTTATTTAGTCTTTCTTCTTTTCGTTTGTGCCGAATTACTTTGTGACGGATTCAACAcgacttttattttctttggtAAATGTGGCGTCACAACTctattctctctcttttctccgtttttgctttttttttttccttaaaaaaaaacataaacgaGTGGAAGACCGCAATGAAAAAAAGTATACATGATAAAAATTGGCAAATAATTTCACAAAAATATACATGataacattaatatatattaattattttattttaaataacattttgGTTAAAGATGCttcaaataattattcaaacaacttttttttacatatattctaatttatcttttaaaattaaatttaattataattttctaaTATAATTGTAGGTTGAAAGATGTATTTGCATCAACAACGCGTTACAAAAGAAAAACTTGTGACTATCTGCATGACCAGACTCCCACCATATTTTGTtcctataaaaaataaatcgaaatataatatagaaaaagaaattacACCATCTGATTTAAAAAACCCTACTAATTTAAAGAATATGTATTTATGATAATAGCGTGTAAAAGAATCTTACATTAGTTCACTAATACGTATATGAAAAATTGTAACTCTTTACTCCTAACCTTTGTTTTTCGTAGGAAGATTTGCAAATACagatataaaaaattagaaacagaaaacaaataagATTTTTTGCAATTATCTTTCTTTGCATAGTGGTCAAGATTTACGAAGAAATGAgattaattgattttataaataattcatattattaattattaacttgttaatatttataattattataataagagaaatataattaataagattgtataatataattaaaataataaaatgtaaattattattattattaaaataataataataataataaatttataaagtaatgataagatattaataaacataaaaaacaaaaaaaaaattataaacataaaataacataaataagaaaagtaacaataaaagaaaataattccATTCCGGTAAGAAATAAacaagcaaaagaaaaaaaatcgtTAAATAAAAAATGGGTCTCATTCAAATTCGTCATTCTAATAAATTATAATCAAtagaaaaatatgttaaaaactGTGTGATAGTCTtacttgcatttttttttctagacaACGACAGAAAGCAACATTGTCTAATATACTTTTTTTGATAATTTGTGAGAGATTTCAGGAAAGAGATTAAATATCTTCATGGTTTGTGTGATAGGAAATTAGTAAGGAAAAGTGATAAAAATATGTGGAACCTACCACATTTAATTTATTCCTCTATACTAAATTTGAATGAGAATTGGAAGTTTGGATGTAGTTTAATTATGTATTATATTTGGAAATAGAAaagtttcttttaatttatggGTTAGTAATTTGTGTCTCGTttgtatgattttattttgaagAAATCATGATAATGGTTTAAGAACTTCAATTACATCTCATACGTACATCAAAAGGTGTGTCTAATTAGAATGAATTTGATTggaaatattttgtataaaattattttatggggacaagattttgaataaaaatatcattagaTTAAATGAAGTTGTGGATGTGTAGCACAACTTCAATGTAACTACAATGATGTGTGACTAAAACTAAAGTCGTGGGAggtgttcataattttagtcttACTTTTAAGGAGTATCTACTTCTAGGAAGATACTTAATTTTGAGGGTTGTATTATGtcaaatagaattttataagaTGGAAAATTTGGGTGAATCCTTAAATTTTCTTGCTTATCAAATTCTATCTGGCATAATACAGCCTCAAGAATTAAACATTTTCGTAGGAGTAGATACTCTGTAAAATTAATACTAAAGTGAATGCTCTCAtaacttcaaaattttaatCACACACCACTATAGTTACACTGAAGTCATGTTATACATGAACTTCATTTAATCCTAATGATATTTCTAATCAAAGTTGTGCCACCATAAAATGATTTTACTTAGTATTTTTAAATGAAAGTTATCCTACTTAAACACGACTTTGGTGTACATATGAGAT harbors:
- the LOC137823169 gene encoding uncharacterized protein, which encodes MEQSKEKNAPWLSVPQFGDWDQKGQVPDYSLDFSKIREMRKQNKTNISRASLGNEEELMASSTTNNTNTVHSDEHQHPHYHQTSSPTTRRSFLSYFNCCVKA